One window of Papaver somniferum cultivar HN1 chromosome 9, ASM357369v1, whole genome shotgun sequence genomic DNA carries:
- the LOC113308832 gene encoding ATP-dependent zinc metalloprotease FTSH 10, mitochondrial-like — protein sequence MIFSRLGRSVPRSARYIQRNGLLGGNGGRSINEGLLQSVNGNVAGEVVGLGFVRGYMTSIGGGSKEILSKNYLSKFNFALANPKLHRFFSSGAPKKNYENYYPKEKKEIPKGNSQKTESNSKSEEAHTGEEGDSFLKHFQNFLTPLIFLGLVLSSFNFGSSDQKQINFQEFKNKLLEPGLVDHIVVSNKSVAKVFVRSAPRIQTNDEVKEGTIDGTTARGNGAQYKYYFNIGSVESFEEKLEEAQEALGVDSHDFVPVTYVAETLWHQELMRFAPTLLILGSLLYMGRKMQGGIGGLGGGGGGGRGGIFNIGKAHFTKSDKNTKNKIYFKDVAGCDEAKQEIMEFVHFLKNPKKYEELGAKIPKGALLVGPPGTGKTLLAKATAGESGVPFLSISGSDFMEMFVGVGPSRVRSLFTEARKCAPSIIFIDEIDAIGRARGRGGLTGSNDERESTLNQLLVEMDGFATTAGVVVLAGTNRPDILDKALLRPGRFDRQISIDKPDVKGRDQIFRIYLQKVKLDHEPSYYSQRLAALTPGFAGADIANVCNEAALIAARKESAQVTMEHFDAAIDRIIGGLEKKNRVISKLERRTVAYHESGHAVAGWFLEHAEPLLKVTIVPRGTAALGFAQYVPSENLLMTKEQLFDMTCMTLGGRASEQVLLGKISTGAQNDLEKVTKMTYAQVCIYGFSDKVGLLSFPPREDSMEMTKPYSSETGAIIDSEVREWVGKAYKHTIELIETHKEQVAQIAELLLEKEVLHQEDLVRVLGERPFKSSEPNNYDRFKDGFEEEEDKKATDDGSSSEPIPVPA from the exons ATGATTTTTTCCAGATTAGGAAGATCAGTGCCTCGTTCTGCACGATATATCCAGAGA AATGGATTATTAGGTGGGAATGGTGGAAGGTCTATTAATGAAGGGCTTTTGCAATCGGTTAATGGGAACGTTGCAGGGGAAGTTGTTGGATTGGGGTTTGTAAGGGGTTATATGACTTCTATTGGTGGTGGTAGTAAAGAAATTCTGTCCAAAAATTACTTATCAAAATTTAACTTTGCTCttgcaaaccctaaattacatcggTTTTTCTCTAGTGGAGCCCCCAAAAAGA ATTACGAGAACTATTACCCCAAGGAGAAAAAAGAAATTCCCAAAGGAAATTCCCAAAAGACAGAATCCAACTCCAAGAGTG AGGAAGCGCACACCGGTGAGGAGGGGGATAGCTTCCTAAAGCATTTTCAGAACTTCCTTACTCCTTTGATATTTTTGGGATTGGTTCTTTCGTCTTTCAATTTCGGTTCCAGTGACCAGAAGCAG ATTAACTTCCAAGAGTTTAAAAACAAACTTCTCGAACCTGGATTAGTTGATCATATTGTTGTCTCCAACAAATCAGTTGCTAAAGTTTTTGTCAGGAGTGCACCACGCATTCAAACCAACGATGAAGTTAAAGAGGGAACTATTGATGGTACTACTGCTAGAGGAAATGGGGCCCAGTATAAATACTATTTTAACATTGGCAGTGTTGAATCTTTTGAGGAAAAGCTGGAGGAAGCCCAGGAAGCTTTAGGTGTAGATTCACATGATTTTGTTCCTGTAACTTATGTTGCTGAGACACTCTGGCACCAAGAGCTGATGAGGTTTGCCCCAACACTTTTGATTCTTGGATCTCTCTTGTATATGGGACGGAAAATGCAGGGCGGCATTGGAGGACTAGGTGGTGGAGGAGGGGGTGGTAGGGGTGGAATATTTAATATTGGAAAAGCCCATTTCACAAAATCGGATAAAAATACGAAAAACAAG ATATATTTCAAAGATGTAGCTGGCTGTGATGAAGCGAAGCAAGAAATCATGGAGTTCGTACATTTTCTTAAAAACCCAAAGAAATACGAGGAGTTGGGAGCTAAAATACCAAAAGGTGCTCTTCTTGTGGGCCCTCCTGGAACAGGGAAGACACTGCTTGCAAAGGCAACTGCCGGGGAATCTGGTGTACCCTTCCTTTCTATATCTGGCTCTGATTTTATGGAGATGTTTGTTGGGGTTGGGCCATCCAGGGTTAGGAGTTTATTTACAGAAGCCAGAAAATGTGCACCTAGTATTATATTTATTGACGAGATAGACGCAATTGGTCGGGCAAGGGGACGTGGGGGCCTAACAGGTTCCAATGATGAACGCGAGAGTACTCTCAATCAATTGCTTGTGGAAATGGATGGGTTTGCAACCACTGCTGGAGTTGTTGTACTTGCTGGAACTAATAGGCCTGATATTTTGGATAAAGCCTTGCTGAGGCCAGGCCGATTTGATCGTCAGATTTCAATAGACAAACCTGATGTCAAAGGCCGTGACCAGATTTTCCGTATCTATCTACAAAAGGTTAAACTTGATCACGAGCCATCATACTATTCTCAGAGACTTGCAGCATTAACTCCTGGGTTTGCTGGAGCTGACATTGCAAATGTTTGCAATGAGGCTGCCTTAATTGCAGCAAGAAAGGAGAGTGCGCAAGTCACAATGGAACACTTTGATGCAGCTATAGATAGAATCATTGGTGGCTTGGAGAAGAAAAACAGG GTTATTAGTAAGTTGGAACGAAGAACTGTTGCCTACCATGAATCTGGTCATGCTGTTGCTGGATGGTTTTTGGAGCACGCAGAGCCCTTGCTTAAAGTTACGATTGTTCCACGTGGTACTGCAGCACTTGGGTTTGCGCAATATGTCCCCAGTGAAAACCTTCTAATGACCAAAGAACAGCTCTTTGACATGACATGCATGACTCTTGGTGGCCGAGCTTCTGAGCAG GTTCTGCTAGGGAAAATCTCAACTGGTGCTCAGAATGACTTGGAGAAGGTGACCAAAATGACCTATGCCCAAGTGTGCATCTATGGTTTCAGCGACAAGGTAGGTCTCCTTTCTTTCCCTCCAAGAGAAGATTCTATGGAGATGACCAAGCCCTACAGCAGCGAAACCGGGGCTATAATCGACAGTGAGGTGAGAGAATGGGTGGGGAAGGCTTACAAGCACACAATAGAGTTAATAGAGACCCACAAGGAGCAAGTGGCTCAGATTGCGGAACTGCTATTGGAGAAGGAAGTCCTTCACCAAGAGGACTTGGTTCGAGTACTTGGTGAGCGTCCGTTCAAGTCAAGTGAACCAAATAACTACGATAGATTCAAGGATGggtttgaggaggaagaagataagAAGGCCACGGATGATGGGTCTTCATCTGAACCCATACCTGTCCCTGCctag
- the LOC113313393 gene encoding protein FIZZY-RELATED 3-like, protein MDSTQRVKSGINLPVGMAQTSLHLETTFRAVSKLTSPSKKTIYSDRFIPCRSSSRLDTFELIDKPSPVKEGGNEAYSRLLKAELFGPEFASDSPGGGQAGSPISPNKNMLRFKTEPSSPSSPYSPSILGHDNGISSEASTPPKPPRKVPKTPHKVLDAPSLQDDFYLNLVDWSLQNVLAVGLGTCVYLWTASTSKVTKLCDLGPDDGVCSVQWTREGSYLSIGTNHGEVQVWDGTQCKRVRTMGGHQTRTGVLAWSSRILSSGSRDRNILQHDLRVSSDFVSKLVGHRSEVCGLKWSHDDRELASGGNDNQLLVWNQHATQPVLKFTQHTAAVKAITWSPHQNGLLASGGGTADRCIRFWNTTNGNQLKSVDTGSQVCNLVWSKNVNEIVSTHGYSQNQIMVWKYPSMSKVATLTGHTMRVLYLATSPDGQTIVTGAGDETLRFWNIFPSMKAPASMRDSGLWSLGRTHIR, encoded by the exons ATGGATTCAACTCAAAGAGTGAAAAGTGGGATAAATCTCCCAGTTGGAATGGCTCAAACTTCATTACATTTGGAAACAACATTTAGAGCTGTATCAAAATTGACATCACCatcaaagaaaacaatatacagtgATAGATTTATCCCTTGTAGATCATCATCCAGACTTGATACCTTTGAGTTGATTGATAAACCCTCACCTGTTAAAGAAGGCGGAAATGAAGCTTATTCTAGATTATTAAAAGCTGAACTTTTTGGTCCTGAATTTGCTTCTGATTCTCCTGGCGGTGGTCAAGCTGGTTCGCCTATTAGTCCTAATAAGAATATGTTAAGGTTCAAGACCGAgccttcttcaccttcttcaccTTATTCTCCCTCAATTCTAGGTCATGATAATGGGATCTCTAGTGAAGCTTCTACGCCTCCGAAACCACCTAGGAAAGTACCTAAGACTCCACATAAG GTTTTGGATGCACCTTCACTTCAAGATGATTTCTACCTGAATCTTGTTGATTGGTCCTTACAAAATGTTCTTGCTGTTGGATTGGGTACTTGTGTTTATCTATGGACTGCTTCGACTAGCAAG GTGACGAAATTGTGTGATTTGGGACCTGATGATGGTGTATGCTCGGTTCAATGGACTCGCGAGGGATCATATCTGTCTATTGGAACAAATCATGGGGAAGTTCAG GTTTGGGATGGCACTCAGTGCAAGAGGGTTCGTACTATGGGCGGACATCAAACAAGAACAGGTGTTTTGGCGTGGAGTTCACGTATACTCTCTTCTGGCAGTAGAGACCGTAACATACTTCAACATGATCTTCGTGTTTCAAGTGACTTTGTTAGCAAGCTTGTGGGGCATAGGTCTGAG GTTTGTGGGCTGAAATGGTCCCATGATGATAGGGAACTTGCATCAGGTGGAAATGATAATCAG CTCTTAGTTTGGAACCAGCATGCAACTCAGCCAGTCTTAAAATTTACACAGCACACAGCTGCCGTCAAGGCCATTACCTGGTCACCACACCAAAATGGCCTTCTTGCATCGGGCGGAGGAACTGCTGATCGGTGCATTAGATTCTGGAACACCACAAACGGAAACCAGTTGAAGAGTGTGGATACAGGCAGCCAG GTCTGCAATTTAGTATGGAGTAAGAATGTCAATGAGATAGTCAGCACTCATGGCTATTCCCAGAATCAAATTATGGTGTGGAAGTATCCATCAATGTCAAAG GTAGCAACCCTGACAGGTCATACCATGCGAGTACTTTATCTTGCAACATCACCCGATGGGCAG ACAATTGTAACTGGAGCTGGGGATGAGACACTGCGATTTTGGAACATCTTTCCTTCTATGAAAGCACCG GCATCTATGCGAGACAGTGGACTTTGGTCTCTTGGACGAACACATATTCGATAG